Proteins found in one Schistocerca piceifrons isolate TAMUIC-IGC-003096 unplaced genomic scaffold, iqSchPice1.1 HiC_scaffold_883, whole genome shotgun sequence genomic segment:
- the LOC124771056 gene encoding piggyBac transposable element-derived protein 2-like, producing MTVNQYEQIRKFLHFNDNSAMIPRGEKGHDRLFKIRPIIELMRSRFQTIPVEECVSVDEQIFSTKARSYLKQYMPNKPHKYGYKLFVISGISGYAYDFEIFTGDENEPEKRVTREEDLGASANVVVRLRIYSLGTVRRNRVPDCKLPSEAELKKMARGASVERVATVDGVDISNVVWKDNKSVMLLSTLAGQQPIHEAGRYDKKTKSRITIPCPQIIKLYNKHMGGVDLLDSIMGRHKILVKSRKWYIRLLYHLLDMGVVNSWPLYRRVAETKGIRRTMKLSEFRMEIAHCLCRSGQTSAKRGRPSNELENQIQAKKTKGPTAHVPPQDVRLDQVGHLPSYLQLSVYTPLQFVAVLHCDHRWQDELKQFDSELCGHTAKCVFWRNVEALT from the exons ATGACAGTGAATCAGTATGAGCAAATACGTAagtttcttcacttcaatgacaacAGTGCAATGATACCCAGGGGTGAAAAAGGTCATGATAGACTCTTCAAGATAAGACCCATAATAGAATTGATGAGATCTCGGTTTCAAACAATACCTGTTGAGGAGTGTGTTTCTGTTGATGAACAGATATTTTCAACAAAGGCTAGAAGTTATTTGAAACAATACATGCCAAACAAGCCTCATAAATATGGatacaaattatttgttattagTGGCATATCTGGTTATGCCTACGATTTTGAGATTTTCACTGGAGATGAAAATGAACCAGAAAAAAGAGTGACTCGGGAGGAGGACTTGGGAGCAAGTGCAAATGTTGTAGTTCGACTCA GAATTTACTCACTTGGGACAGTCAGAAGAAACAGAGTGCCAGACTGCAAGCTCCCTTCAGAAGCTGAGCTGAAGAAAATGGCACGAGGTGCATCAGTAGAGCGCGTCGCTACAGTGGATGGTGTCGACATATCAAATGTAGTGTGGAAAGATAACAAGAGTGTGATGTTGCTTTCCACACTTGCTGGACAGCAGCCTATTCATGAAGCAGGGAGGTATGACAAAAAAACAAAGTCAAGAATAACAATACCTTGTCCACAAATAATTAAGCTCTACAATAAacatatgggaggtgttgacctTCTTGACAGCATAATGGGTCGACATAAAATTCTTGTGAAAAGTCGAAAATGGTATATAAGATTGCTTTACCATCTCCTGGACATGGGAGTAGTCAATTCCTGGCCGTTGTATAGGAGAGTAGCAGAAACCAAAGGGATTAGGAGAACTATGAAACTCTCCGAATTTCGAATGGAAATTGCTCACTGTTTGTGTCGCTCAGGTCAAACTTCAGCAAAACGTGGAAGGCCAAGTAATGAACTCGAAAACCAAATACAAGCTAAGAAGACAAAGGGGCCCACAGCACATGTACCTCCACAAGATGTAAGGCTGGATCAAGTAGGTCACCTGCCTTCGTACTTGCAA CTAAGTGTATACACTCCGCTGCAGTTTGTAGCAGTTCTCCATTGCGATCATAGATGGCAGGACGAGCTGAAGCAGTTCGACAGTGAGCTGTGTGGACATACTGCCAAGTGTGTGTTTTGGCGGAATGTTGag gCGCTGACGTAA
- the LOC124771054 gene encoding piggyBac transposable element-derived protein 4-like has protein sequence MTVNQYEQIRKFLHFNDNSAMIPRGEKGHDRLFKIRPIIELMRSRFQTIPVEECVSVDEQICSTKARSYLKQYMPNKPHKYGYKLFVISGISGYAYDFEIFTGDENEPEKRVTREEDLGASANVVVRLRIYSLGTVRRNRVPDCKLPSEAELKKMARGASVERVATVDGVDISNVVWKDNKSVMLLSTLAGQQPIHEAGRYDKKQSQE, from the exons ATGACAGTGAATCAGTATGAGCAAATACGTAagtttcttcacttcaatgacaacAGTGCAATGATACCCAGGGGTGAAAAAGGTCATGATAGACTCTTCAAGATAAGACCCATAATAGAATTGATGAGATCTCGGTTTCAAACAATACCTGTTGAGGAGTGTGTTTCTGTTGATGAACAGATATGTTCAACAAAGGCTAGAAGTTATTTGAAACAATACATGCCAAACAAGCCTCATAAATATGGatacaaattatttgttattagTGGCATATCTGGTTATGCCTACGATTTTGAGATTTTCACTGGAGATGAAAATGAACCAGAAAAAAGAGTGACTCGGGAGGAAGACTTGGGAGCAAGTGCAAATGTTGTAGTTCGACTCA GAATTTACTCACTTGGGACAGTCAGAAGAAACAGAGTGCCAGACTGCAAGCTCCCTTCAGAAGCTGAGCTGAAGAAAATGGCACGAGGTGCATCAGTAGAGCGCGTCGCAACAGTGGATGGTGTCGACATATCAAATGTAGTGTGGAAAGATAACAAGAGTGTGatgttgctttctacacttgctggACAGCAGCCTATTCATGAAGCAGGGAGGTATGACAAAAAACAAAGTCAAGAATAA
- the LOC124771055 gene encoding piggyBac transposable element-derived protein 2-like yields the protein MTVNQYEQIRKFLHFNDNSAMIPRGEKGHDRLFKIRPIIELMRSRFQTIPVEECVSVDEQICSTKARSYLKQYMPNKPHKYGYKLFVISGISGYAYDFEIFTGDENEPEKRVTREEDLGASANVVVRLRIYSLGTVRRNRVPDCKLPSEAELKKMARGASVERVATVDGVDISNVVWKDNKSVMLLSTLAGQQPIHEAGRYDKKTKSRITIPCPQIIKLYIKHMGGVDLLDSIMGRHKILVKSRKWYIRLLYHLLDMGVVNSWPLYRRVAETKGIRRTMKLSEFRMEIAHCLCRSGQTSAKRGRPSNELENQIQAKKTKGPTAHVPPQDVRLDQVGHLPSYLQDFSLPIQSI from the exons ATGACAGTGAATCAGTATGAGCAAATACGTAagtttcttcacttcaatgacaacAGTGCAATGATACCCAGGGGTGAAAAAGGTCATGATAGACTCTTCAAGATAAGACCCATAATAGAATTGATGAGATCTCGGTTTCAAACAATACCTGTTGAGGAGTGTGTTTCTGTTGATGAACAGATATGTTCAACAAAGGCTAGAAGTTATTTGAAACAATACATGCCAAACAAGCCTCATAAATATGGatacaaattatttgttattagTGGCATATCTGGTTATGCCTACGATTTTGAGATTTTCACTGGAGATGAAAATGAACCAGAAAAAAGAGTGACTCGGGAGGAAGACTTGGGAGCAAGTGCAAATGTTGTAGTTCGACTCA GAATTTACTCACTTGGGACAGTCAGAAGAAACAGAGTGCCAGACTGCAAGCTCCCTTCAGAAGCTGAGCTGAAGAAAATGGCACGAGGTGCATCAGTAGAGCGCGTCGCAACAGTGGATGGTGTCGACATATCAAATGTAGTGTGGAAAGATAACAAGAGTGTGatgttgctttctacacttgctggACAGCAGCCTATTCATGAAGCAGGGAGGTATGACAAAAAAACAAAGTCAAGAATAACAATACCTTGTCCACAAATAATTAAGCTCTACATTAAacatatgggaggtgttgacctTCTTGACAGCATAATGGGTCGACATAAAATTCTTGTGAAAAGTCGAAAATGGTATATAAGATTGCTTTACCATCTCCTGGACATGGGAGTAGTCAATTCCTGGCCGTTGTATAGGAGAGTAGCAGAAACCAAAGGGATTAGGAGAACTATGAAACTCTCCGAATTTCGAATGGAAATTGCTCACTGTTTGTGTCGCTCAGGTCAAACTTCAGCAAAACGTGGAAGGCCAAGTAATGAACTCGAAAACCAAATACAAGCTAAGAAGACAAAGGGGCCCACAGCACATGTACCTCCACAAGATGTAAGGCTGGATCAAGTAGGTCACCTGCCTTCGTACTTGCAA GATTTTTCCCTTCCTATACAGAGTATTTAA
- the LOC124771053 gene encoding piggyBac transposable element-derived protein 2-like — protein MTVNQYEQIRKFLHFNDNSAMIPRGEEGHDRLFKIRPIIELMRSRGISGYAYDFEIFTGDENEPEKRVTREEDLGASANVVVRLRIYSLGTVRRNRVPDCKLPSEAELKKMARGASVEDVATVYGVDISNVVWKDNKSVMLLSTLAGQQPIHEAGRYDKETKSRITIPCPQIIKLYNKHMGGVDLLDSIMGRHKILVKSRKWYIRLLYHLLDMGVVNSWLLYRRVAETKGIRRTMKLSEFRMEIAHCLCRSGQTSAKRGRPSNELENQIQAKKTKGPTAYVPPQDVRLDQVGHLPSYLQDFSLPIQSI, from the exons ATGACAGTGAATCAGTATGAGCAAATACGTAagtttcttcacttcaatgacaacAGTGCAATGATACCCAGGGGTGAAGAAGGTCATGATAGACTCTTCAAGATAAGACCCATAATAGAATTGATGAGATCTCG TGGCATATCTGGTTATGCCTACGATTTTGAGATTTTTACTGGAGATGAAAATGAACCAGAAAAAAGAGTGACTCGGGAGGAAGACTTGGGAGCAAGTGCAAATGTTGTAGTTCGACTCA GAATTTACTCACTTGGGACAGTCAGAAGAAACAGAGTGCCAGACTGCAAGCTCCCTTCAGAAGCTGAGCTGAAGAAAATGGCACGAGGTGCATCAGTAGAGGACGTCGCAACAGTGTATGGTGTCGACATATCAAATGTAGTGTGGAAAGATAACAAGAGTGTGatgttgctttctacacttgctggACAGCAGCCTATTCATGAAGCAGGGAGgtatgacaaagaaacaaagtcaagaataacaataccttgtccacaaataattaagctctacaataaacatatgggaggtgttgacctTCTTGACAGCATAATGGGTCGACATAAAATTCTTGTGAAAAGTCGAAAATGGTATATAAGATTGCTTTACCATCTCCTGGACATGGGAGTAGTCAATTCCTGGCTGTTGTATAGGAGAGTAGCAGAAACCAAAGGGATTAGGAGAACTATGAAACTCTCCGAATTTCGAATGGAAATTGCTCACTGTTTGTGTCGCTCAGGTCAAACTTCAGCAAAACGTGGAAGGCCAAGTAATGAACTCGAAAACCAAATACAAGCTAAGAAGACAAAGGGGCCCACAGCATATGTACCTCCACAAGATGTAAGGCTGGATCAAGTAGGTCACCTGCCTTCGTACTTGCAA GATTTTTCCCTTCCTATACAGAGTATTTAA